GTCAAATACATCGGTTGTTTCGATATCCATTATGCCATTCACCTTATCTACTTCCAAGGCAATAGGCATACCCTTTACACTACTTATCAATAATCTTGTGTCTTTATCCCGCTCCTTCTCAGGAATACCAAACTTACTTCTAAGACTGTAAACCGGTATTTCATCGCCCCGTAAATAAATCTTACCTTTAACATTTTTAGGTGAATCTGGCAAATATTCAATATTAAAATCCTTTTCGACTGTGTTTATATTTGCTATATCTAGTCCATATTCTTCCCCATCTACTAGAAAAACCGCCAGCTTTGTTTCCATTAAAACAATCCTCCTTCTCCCAAAAAATATTTGTTTTAGAACTGTAGATTATTTTGTGCATTCCATTTTAAGTATGCATTAATAAAGGGATCTAGATTTCCGTCAAGAACTCCTTGTGCATTACCGACTTCTTCATTGGTTCTGTGGTCCTTTACCATAGTATAAGGCTGTAGAACATAAGAACGAATCTGGTTGCCCCATCCTATTTCCTTCACTTCTCCGCGAATTTCAGAAATCTTTTCTTGATTCTCCTGCTTTTTCATCATATATAACTTGGCCTTAAGCATCTGCATTGCCTTGTTCTTATTCTGCAGCTGAGAACGTTCATTCTGACACTGTACCACGGTATTTGTGGGTAGGTGAGTAATCCTGATTGCCGATGCAGTTTTATTTACATGCTGTCCTCCGGCACCACTGGCATGAAAAGTATCAATTCTTAAATCCTTTTCATCAATTTCAATTCCGGTATCTTCCTCTATATCCGGCATAACATCACAGGAAACAAATGATGTCTGTCGTTTACCGGCTGCATTAAATGGTGAGATTCTGACTAAACGATGAACACCCCGTTCAGACTTTAGATAGCCATAGGCATTCTCACCATTAATTTGCAAGGTAACCGACTTAAGTCCTGCTTCCTCTCCGTCTAGAAAATCAAGAATCTCCGTGGTATAACCTTTTTTATCAGCCCATCGTTGGTACATTCTGCATAACATACTGGCCCAATCACAGCTTTCTGTTCCTCCTGCCCCTGCATGGAGAGTAAGAATTGCATTGTAGCTGTCATATTCATCAGATAAGAGGGTTTTTAGCTTAAGGTCTTCTAAATCTTCTACAAAAA
This genomic interval from Herbinix luporum contains the following:
- a CDS encoding chemotaxis protein CheW, translating into METKLAVFLVDGEEYGLDIANINTVEKDFNIEYLPDSPKNVKGKIYLRGDEIPVYSLRSKFGIPEKERDKDTRLLISSVKGMPIALEVDKVNGIMDIETTDVFDLPQVIKNNNTSYIKYIAKSGGNLILLLDSDMLLDNEEINLLEELVNI
- the prfB gene encoding peptide chain release factor 2 (programmed frameshift) is translated as MVDLDQYKYTLGTYEKPLAEVRDSLDLEGKTNRIKEINQIMEEPGFWDDTKKAQDIMRELKSLKSIVDEFKRLQSEYDDIATLIQMGYEENDETLLPEIEEALNLFVEDLEDLKLKTLLSDEYDSYNAILTLHAGAGGTESCDWASMLCRMYQRWADKKGYTTEILDFLDGEEAGLKSVTLQINGENAYGYLKSERGVHRLVRISPFNAAGKRQTSFVSCDVMPDIEEDTGIEIDEKDLRIDTFHASGAGGQHVNKTASAIRITHLPTNTVVQCQNERSQLQNKNKAMQMLKAKLYMMKKQENQEKISEIRGEVKEIGWGNQIRSYVLQPYTMVKDHRTNEEVGNAQGVLDGNLDPFINAYLKWNAQNNLQF